The Leptospira johnsonii genome window below encodes:
- a CDS encoding M16 family metallopeptidase: MVFLEEKNHKKTLGNGLVVLFQRAPYSVSVSMGVYVKVGSRSETLENAGYCHFLEHMLFKDTEKRTAKQQAEDWERVGAYSNAATSREYTYFHATLASRDLELGLELLSDMMFHPLFRDQDIRTEAEVVLEEMKGYEDSPEDAIHDFYYNNLFSGNSLGRDIIGTESSIRGVTPSSLRKFYETYYHPENMILSLSGNYEPEFVFDLVSKYFSHSSKKGKEGTFETPKKEFGYFRKGNKETEQAYFILGGEGFPRNFHDATRLSLLTHVLGGGMSSRLFQKVREEKGLCYHITSYPSSYRDVGINSIVCSTSKERFAESLELILEELKLFVDKGVTSQELKDAKTNHEGSLSIGYEHTESRMNNIAFQELYYGKYNSLQDRIKEIHSVTKEEINQTVRRIFALPTLHLSVLAKLKVKEEQKIKSIFGSYSY; encoded by the coding sequence TTGGTTTTTCTGGAAGAAAAAAATCATAAAAAAACTTTAGGGAATGGACTTGTGGTCTTGTTCCAAAGAGCTCCTTATTCCGTAAGCGTGTCTATGGGAGTGTACGTAAAAGTGGGATCCAGGTCTGAGACTTTGGAGAATGCTGGTTACTGCCATTTCCTAGAGCATATGCTTTTCAAAGACACAGAAAAGCGTACTGCAAAACAACAAGCGGAAGATTGGGAAAGAGTAGGAGCTTACTCCAACGCAGCCACTTCCAGAGAATATACTTACTTTCATGCAACCTTAGCTTCCAGAGATCTGGAACTCGGATTGGAATTACTTTCAGATATGATGTTCCATCCTTTGTTTAGGGACCAGGATATCCGCACGGAAGCGGAAGTTGTCTTGGAAGAAATGAAAGGTTATGAAGATTCTCCGGAAGATGCGATCCACGATTTTTATTATAATAATCTATTTTCAGGAAATTCTTTAGGAAGAGATATTATCGGAACAGAGTCTTCTATCCGAGGAGTGACTCCTTCCAGTCTTCGAAAATTTTACGAGACCTATTATCATCCGGAGAATATGATACTTTCTCTTTCCGGAAATTACGAACCTGAGTTTGTTTTTGATCTGGTTTCCAAATACTTCTCTCATTCTTCTAAAAAAGGAAAAGAAGGAACATTCGAAACTCCTAAAAAAGAATTCGGATATTTCCGCAAGGGGAATAAGGAAACGGAACAGGCCTATTTTATTTTAGGCGGAGAAGGTTTTCCTCGCAATTTCCACGACGCTACTAGACTTTCTCTTCTCACTCATGTATTAGGCGGGGGAATGTCTTCTCGTTTATTCCAAAAGGTGCGGGAAGAAAAAGGACTTTGTTATCATATCACAAGTTATCCTTCTTCTTATCGTGACGTAGGGATCAATTCGATCGTATGTTCCACTTCCAAGGAAAGATTTGCGGAAAGTCTTGAACTAATCTTGGAAGAATTAAAACTTTTCGTGGATAAGGGAGTGACTTCCCAAGAATTGAAAGACGCTAAAACCAACCACGAGGGAAGTCTTTCTATCGGTTACGAACATACAGAAAGTAGAATGAATAATATCGCTTTCCAAGAACTGTATTACGGAAAATACAATTCTTTACAAGATCGGATCAAAGAGATCCATTCCGTAACGAAAGAAGAGATCAATCAAACCGTCAGAAGAATATTCGCACTTCCTACATTACATCTTTCTGTTTTGGCAAAATTAAAAGTTAAAGAAGAACAAAAGATCAAATCCATTTTCGGATCCTACTCGTACTAA
- the dut gene encoding dUTP diphosphatase, whose product MKIPVKKLKEKALLPEIKTSGSAGYDISACLDSNLELPVGEVVLVPTGLSFAIPEGFHFEIRPRSGFSTKFKILIPNTPGTIDSDYRGELMVPLLNLGKEPYILEDKTRIAQLLIRRTWHTDWELVNELPESERGAGGFGSTGF is encoded by the coding sequence ATGAAAATCCCGGTTAAAAAGTTAAAAGAGAAGGCCCTCCTACCGGAGATCAAAACATCCGGTTCCGCCGGTTACGATATTTCCGCATGTTTAGATTCCAATTTGGAACTACCAGTGGGAGAAGTTGTTTTAGTTCCTACAGGACTTTCTTTTGCTATTCCGGAAGGATTTCATTTTGAGATCAGACCCCGCTCAGGATTTTCTACTAAATTTAAGATCCTCATTCCGAATACTCCCGGCACGATCGATTCAGATTATAGAGGAGAACTTATGGTTCCTCTTCTCAATCTGGGAAAAGAACCCTATATTTTAGAAGACAAAACCAGGATCGCCCAACTTTTGATCCGCCGCACCTGGCATACCGATTGGGAATTGGTGAACGAACTTCCTGAATCCGAAAGGGGAGCAGGCGGCTTCGGTAGTACAGGTTTCTGA
- the pnp gene encoding polyribonucleotide nucleotidyltransferase: MAKTINGQFGRDSITLETGDWAKQAHGSVVYKTGNLVLLATVCAADEPKEGQDFFPLTCEYSEKIYSVGRFPGGYFKREAKPYEHEVLNSRIIDRPIRPLFPEGYFCEVQLQVTVLSADNEISTAGHALNAASAALTISNIPFNGPIAGARVGRINGELVINPGNKELQNSDLDLVVAGTKTHIVMIEGEAKELSNSEMLEALKFAHQHIVKFVELQESWAAQLQVVKKEVKLKVKDETLLGEVRKYAFDKISAANKTADKASRNKEISNANKEVVEHFKETVTESEKIKDIKNFLHELEYEIVREQVLKEGVRFDGRKLDEIRNISVEMSPLPGVHGSAVFTRGQTQSLGTVTLGTASDNQRYETLEGQKEKNFMLHYNFPAFSVGEVRRSSGPGRREIGHGNLAERALKLVLPKQDDFPYVIRVVSEILESNGSSSMASVCSGSLALMAAGVPIKSAVSGIAMGLFSDESGRFAVLSDIAGLEDHFGDMDCKIAGTRKGITAFQMDLKVTGVAFNVLEAVFAQAEKARFHILDVMEKSISKAADSVSRTAPRIIVKYIPKDRIGELIGPGGKNIRGIIEASGADINIDDDGKVTIAGVNQEQAEKAAGMVEGFFAEVEVGKIYEGKVKRITDFGAFVEILPGKEGLCHISKLDSKRVNSVKDVVKEGEIIRVRVLNVDKTGKIDLSRRDALEV; encoded by the coding sequence AAGCAAGCCCACGGGTCCGTAGTATATAAAACCGGAAATCTCGTTCTACTCGCAACCGTTTGTGCCGCTGACGAACCAAAAGAAGGACAAGACTTCTTCCCGCTCACTTGCGAATATTCCGAAAAAATTTACTCAGTTGGTAGATTCCCAGGCGGATATTTCAAAAGAGAAGCAAAACCTTATGAACATGAGGTTTTAAATTCCAGGATCATCGACAGACCGATCCGTCCTCTTTTCCCGGAAGGATATTTCTGCGAAGTACAATTGCAGGTTACCGTTCTTTCCGCGGACAATGAAATTTCCACTGCCGGTCATGCGTTGAATGCAGCTTCTGCCGCATTAACGATCTCTAATATTCCTTTCAATGGTCCGATTGCCGGAGCAAGAGTAGGAAGAATTAACGGAGAACTCGTAATTAACCCTGGTAACAAAGAGCTTCAGAATTCTGATTTGGATCTGGTCGTTGCCGGTACCAAAACCCATATCGTAATGATAGAGGGAGAGGCAAAAGAATTATCCAACTCTGAGATGTTGGAAGCTTTAAAGTTTGCGCACCAACATATCGTAAAATTTGTAGAGCTTCAGGAGTCCTGGGCAGCGCAACTACAAGTAGTCAAAAAAGAAGTTAAACTCAAAGTAAAAGATGAGACTCTTTTGGGCGAAGTCCGTAAATATGCGTTCGATAAGATTTCCGCTGCAAATAAGACTGCCGATAAAGCATCTCGTAATAAAGAAATCTCTAATGCAAACAAAGAAGTGGTAGAACACTTCAAAGAGACCGTAACCGAATCCGAAAAGATCAAGGACATCAAAAATTTCTTACATGAACTCGAATACGAGATCGTAAGAGAGCAGGTATTAAAAGAAGGAGTTCGTTTCGACGGAAGAAAGTTGGACGAGATCCGAAATATCAGCGTAGAGATGAGCCCTCTTCCGGGAGTTCACGGTTCTGCAGTATTCACCAGAGGACAAACCCAGTCTTTGGGAACAGTTACTCTTGGAACAGCTTCTGACAACCAACGTTATGAAACATTGGAAGGCCAAAAAGAAAAGAACTTCATGCTTCATTATAATTTCCCTGCGTTCTCAGTGGGAGAAGTTAGAAGATCTTCGGGACCAGGTCGTAGAGAGATCGGTCACGGAAACCTGGCAGAAAGAGCATTAAAGCTGGTACTTCCTAAGCAGGATGATTTCCCTTATGTGATCAGAGTTGTATCCGAAATTTTGGAATCCAATGGATCTTCTTCCATGGCTTCCGTATGTTCCGGATCATTGGCATTGATGGCAGCAGGGGTTCCGATCAAGTCTGCAGTTTCCGGTATCGCAATGGGATTATTCTCAGACGAAAGCGGAAGATTTGCAGTACTATCCGATATCGCAGGATTGGAAGACCATTTCGGTGATATGGACTGTAAGATTGCAGGAACCAGAAAAGGGATAACTGCATTCCAGATGGACTTAAAAGTAACAGGTGTTGCGTTTAACGTTCTAGAAGCAGTTTTTGCTCAGGCAGAAAAAGCTCGTTTCCATATTTTGGACGTGATGGAAAAATCCATTTCCAAGGCTGCAGATTCGGTTTCTCGCACGGCTCCTAGAATTATCGTAAAATATATACCGAAAGATCGTATCGGGGAACTGATCGGTCCGGGCGGTAAAAATATCCGTGGAATCATCGAAGCCTCCGGTGCGGATATCAATATAGACGACGATGGAAAAGTAACGATCGCAGGAGTCAACCAAGAGCAGGCAGAAAAAGCGGCAGGAATGGTTGAAGGATTCTTCGCGGAAGTAGAAGTAGGAAAAATTTACGAAGGCAAAGTGAAACGGATCACCGATTTCGGGGCCTTTGTGGAGATCCTACCTGGTAAAGAAGGACTTTGCCATATTTCCAAACTGGATTCCAAGCGTGTGAATTCTGTTAAAGACGTAGTCAAAGAAGGTGAGATCATCCGTGTCCGCGTATTGAACGTGGATAAAACCGGAAAGATCGATCTTTCCAGAAGAGACGCTCTGGAAGTTTAA
- a CDS encoding FtsK/SpoIIIE family DNA translocase has protein sequence MDRKDQIVGQNIAIWEKGRAALPYLLLFTGIFLTLSLGSFTIAENGVQANLFGRLGHYLSWGFLYLFGNASFVPGIMLILTGGILLAKPAQDITNKLLTIPLFLLAVAVSLNVFGNVSTVPFASNGGVLGQALAVALEYLLGATGRLLIHFVVYFYGILVYLNESPVHFLGRLLAQSGRDWKEQWLSGYMNGRTKKEEEIQNYDPIFPKTKSADWSTGLAGMMNSVSSRKQTDTEISEDNVPPWFRREVSGHSSEKQNPVKSPANLESYIQKAKGGFKVADLKESNVQYKNSGLLQGFFEEDRKIFQFQSASTRLVDKVYGVQERKEEVPTVSKKAWEILDLRSETSKIPSFQKEEVLSAVPEAEDSQEEDGEELEDWTEEEDSLVELENSEEEYEKEAEESDELEDILEVEEPKAIEAPEVGIPSTLPSTPVVVPTVALEKKQEKPKQSELPFPPVSMVPVFHSKRSVYHIPLNRLKSNPTKVQDALFKVESEKVAFEIENALKVYGYEAKVVGWERGPIITRYEVTPPPGVKLGRITSLTDELRMYLAVKNIRIVAPIPGKSTIGIEVPNKHREDVFLGDILRSSLAPKPKKDLNIVIGKDISGKLVSIDLNKLPHLLVAGTTGSGKSVCLNAMIASLVLNLSPEEVRFIMIDPKMVELTLFEDIPHLLMPVIKDARKATKSLSWVIQEMEARYEAVSQLKCRDFRSYNEKVEEHYHKEGYNKMPYLVVFIDELADLMMVSGKDLEDAITRISQKSRAVGIHLVMATQRPSVDVITGLIKANCPARIAFHVAQKTDSKIILDMNGAESLLGKGDMLYKSPTSADLARIQAPFISEEEIEKIVEEAKKYGAPTYVDFDLEEEVESESAEEMDEELFDKAWEIVRTDRKASASYLQRRLKIGYNRAARIMELMEERGYVSPILGSKGREILRSA, from the coding sequence ATGGATAGAAAGGACCAAATAGTCGGACAAAACATAGCGATTTGGGAAAAGGGCCGGGCGGCATTGCCGTATCTTCTGCTTTTTACCGGGATTTTTCTGACACTTTCCTTGGGTTCTTTTACCATTGCTGAAAATGGGGTGCAGGCTAATCTTTTCGGAAGGTTGGGCCATTATCTTTCCTGGGGATTTTTGTATCTATTCGGGAATGCTTCCTTTGTTCCTGGGATCATGTTGATCCTTACAGGCGGGATCCTTCTTGCGAAACCTGCCCAGGATATTACCAACAAACTTCTTACCATTCCGTTATTCTTACTCGCAGTCGCGGTGAGTCTGAACGTTTTCGGAAATGTTTCCACTGTCCCATTTGCATCTAACGGCGGTGTTTTGGGCCAAGCATTAGCAGTGGCTTTGGAATATCTTCTTGGTGCTACTGGAAGACTTCTGATCCATTTCGTGGTCTATTTTTACGGCATACTTGTTTATCTGAACGAATCTCCGGTCCATTTTTTAGGAAGGCTTCTTGCACAAAGCGGTCGGGACTGGAAGGAGCAATGGCTTTCCGGTTATATGAATGGAAGAACTAAAAAAGAAGAAGAAATCCAAAATTACGATCCAATCTTTCCTAAAACCAAATCTGCAGATTGGTCCACTGGTTTGGCGGGAATGATGAATTCCGTAAGTTCTCGGAAACAAACCGATACGGAAATTTCGGAAGATAATGTGCCTCCTTGGTTTCGCAGAGAAGTTTCGGGACATTCTTCGGAAAAACAAAATCCAGTGAAAAGTCCTGCGAATTTGGAATCTTATATCCAAAAGGCAAAAGGCGGTTTTAAGGTTGCAGACCTAAAAGAATCTAACGTGCAATATAAAAATTCAGGTCTTCTTCAGGGCTTTTTTGAGGAAGATAGAAAGATCTTCCAATTCCAAAGTGCATCTACTCGTCTCGTGGATAAGGTATATGGAGTTCAGGAAAGAAAAGAAGAAGTTCCTACCGTTTCTAAAAAAGCATGGGAGATCCTGGATCTTAGAAGTGAAACTTCTAAGATTCCTTCTTTCCAGAAAGAAGAAGTCCTATCTGCGGTTCCTGAAGCAGAAGACTCCCAGGAAGAAGACGGCGAAGAATTAGAAGACTGGACAGAAGAGGAAGATTCTTTAGTAGAACTCGAAAACTCGGAAGAAGAATACGAGAAAGAAGCAGAAGAATCCGACGAACTGGAAGATATTTTAGAAGTTGAGGAACCTAAGGCGATTGAAGCGCCGGAGGTGGGCATTCCAAGTACGTTACCTTCTACTCCTGTTGTAGTTCCTACAGTCGCTCTTGAAAAGAAACAAGAGAAGCCGAAACAATCTGAACTTCCTTTTCCTCCTGTTTCTATGGTGCCGGTATTCCATTCTAAACGATCTGTATATCATATTCCTCTAAACCGTTTGAAGAGCAATCCTACAAAAGTCCAGGATGCACTTTTCAAGGTAGAATCAGAAAAGGTGGCATTCGAGATCGAGAATGCACTGAAAGTTTACGGTTACGAAGCTAAGGTCGTGGGTTGGGAAAGAGGTCCTATCATTACTCGTTATGAAGTTACTCCTCCTCCTGGGGTAAAACTAGGAAGGATCACTTCTCTAACCGACGAGCTTAGGATGTATCTTGCGGTTAAAAATATACGTATCGTTGCTCCTATTCCTGGTAAATCCACGATCGGTATCGAGGTTCCAAATAAACATAGAGAGGATGTTTTCTTAGGAGATATATTACGTTCTTCTTTAGCTCCTAAACCTAAAAAAGATCTGAACATAGTCATCGGTAAGGATATCTCTGGTAAACTTGTATCGATCGATCTGAATAAACTTCCTCACTTGCTTGTAGCGGGAACTACCGGTTCCGGTAAATCTGTTTGTTTAAATGCAATGATCGCTTCTCTGGTCTTAAATCTTTCTCCGGAAGAAGTTCGCTTTATCATGATAGACCCTAAGATGGTGGAGCTTACTTTGTTCGAGGATATTCCTCACCTTCTTATGCCTGTGATCAAAGATGCACGTAAGGCAACCAAGTCACTTTCTTGGGTGATCCAAGAAATGGAAGCGCGTTATGAGGCTGTTTCCCAATTGAAGTGTAGGGATTTCCGTTCTTATAATGAGAAGGTAGAAGAACATTACCACAAAGAAGGTTATAATAAAATGCCTTATCTTGTGGTGTTCATCGATGAGCTTGCGGACCTGATGATGGTTTCCGGTAAAGACCTGGAAGATGCGATCACTCGTATCAGCCAGAAGTCCAGAGCGGTGGGGATCCACTTAGTGATGGCGACCCAAAGACCTTCCGTAGATGTGATCACCGGTCTTATCAAGGCGAACTGTCCAGCAAGGATCGCGTTCCATGTGGCCCAAAAAACGGACTCCAAGATCATTCTGGATATGAACGGTGCGGAATCTCTTCTTGGAAAAGGAGATATGTTGTACAAGTCTCCTACTTCCGCCGACCTGGCAAGGATCCAAGCTCCATTCATTTCGGAAGAAGAGATAGAGAAGATAGTAGAAGAGGCCAAAAAATATGGAGCTCCTACCTACGTAGACTTCGATCTCGAAGAAGAAGTTGAATCCGAATCTGCAGAAGAGATGGACGAGGAGCTATTCGATAAGGCCTGGGAAATCGTAAGAACCGATAGAAAGGCGAGCGCGAGCTACTTGCAAAGACGTTTGAAAATCGGCTATAATCGGGCCGCTCGGATCATGGAATTAATGGAAGAAAGGGGATACGTTTCTCCAATCCTGGGATCTAAGGGACGGGAAATTTTAAGGTCCGCTTAA